The following are encoded in a window of Sphaeramia orbicularis chromosome 20, fSphaOr1.1, whole genome shotgun sequence genomic DNA:
- the slc35b3 gene encoding adenosine 3'-phospho 5'-phosphosulfate transporter 2, with protein MSAKYGLVGYNSSRKHISISIPSSTEVMSPHIKSVEELRVLGINLSSFSAPTQFFICVAGVFLFYLVYGYLQELIFSVEGFKPFGWYLTLIQFGFYSMFGLVELQLTQDKRRRIPGKTYMIIAFLTVGTMGLSNTSLGYLNYPTQVIFKCCKLIPVMIGGVFIQGKRYNVADVSAALCMSLGLIWFTLADSKVAPNFNLTGVLLISLALCADAAIGNVQEKAMKLHNGSNSEMVLYSYSIGFVYILTGLLCVGGLGPAVAFCSEHPVKTYGYAFFFSLTGYFGISFVLALIKLFGALVAVTVTTGRKAMTIVLSFMFFTKPFTFQYIWGGLLVLFGIFLNVYSKNKDKMKLPSIKDLTSWLLTGKKVRFLSQTV; from the exons ATGAGTGCCAAATATGGCCTGGTGGGCTACAACAGTTCACGGAAGCACATTTCCATCTCCATCCCTTCATCCACGGAGGTGATGTCACCCCACATAAAGTCTGTGGAGGAGCTGAGAGTCCTGGGAATCAATTTGAGCAGCTTTAGTGCTCCcacacagttcttcatctgcgTGGCTGGAGTCTTCCTCTTTTACCTCGTCTACGGCTACCTGCAg GAGTTGATATTTTCTGTGGAAGGATTTAAACCTTTTGGTTGGTACCTCACATTGATCCAGTTTGGGTTTTACTCCATGTTTGGACTAGTGGAACTGCAACTCACACAGGACAAACGCAGGAG GATCCCAGGAAAGACTTATATGATAATAGCATTTCTAACAGTGGGCACCATGGGCCTGTCCAATACCTCGCTGGGCTACTTGAACTACCCTACACAGGTTATCTTCAAGTGCTGTAAACTCATCCCTGTCATGATTGGAGGAGTGTTTATACAAG GTAAGCGCTATAATGTCGCTGATGTATCTGCTGCTCTCTGCATGAGTCTGGGACTTATCTGGTTTACGCTAGCTGACAGCAAAGTGGCCCCCAACTTCAACTTAACAg GTGTTCTCCTCATCTCTCTGGCGTTGTGTGCAGACGCCGCCATTGGAAACGTGCAGGAGAAAGCTATGAAACTCCATAATGGCTCTAACTCTGAAATG GTGCTGTACTCATACTCAATTGGCTTTGTCTACATCCTGACAGGCCTGCTCTGTGTGGGTGGGTTAGGGCCTGCAGTAGCATTCTGCTCAGAG CATCCTGTGAAAACATACGGTTATGCATTCTTCTTCTCGCTTACGGGTTATTTTGGCATCTCCTTCGTACTCGCCTTGATTAAATTGTTTGGCGCCCTGGTTGCAGTTACAG TGACCACTGGGCGAAAGGCCATGACTATCGTACTTTCCTTCATGTTCTTCACGAAACCTTTCACTTTTCA GTATATTTGGGGTGGCCTTCTGGTGCTGTTCGGCATCTTCTTGAATGtttacagtaaaaacaaagacaaaatgaagCTTCCTTCCATCAAGGACCTCACGAGCTGGCTGCTAACAGGAAAGAAAGTCCGATTTCTCTCCCAAACTGTATAG